One part of the Anopheles coustani chromosome 2, idAnoCousDA_361_x.2, whole genome shotgun sequence genome encodes these proteins:
- the LOC131261995 gene encoding trypsin-7-like, which produces MVTLDNSLRLVVLLWCVVSGSGEVALRTGRARQDIAYGNGGCPACACGTTPPETLRVIGGNASDVDRFPWMAALFYRTRFTCGGSLINDRYVLTAAHCVARMEAAGFEVYLRRPNIVELNDGAIHRRVARIIVNRYQQLRNNNDVALLLLEGPPIRPEDGAVPICLPPGGFADGFLNGREAVVTGWGTTETGELSEYLQQLSVPILTNQECRRSGYYRFEITAKMLCAGYLEGGRDSCQGDSGGPLQLPRTADGSPEADNQLGDGGPRQMIVGVVSWGNECAQRNYPGVYARVTRFVSWIRSRSRGACWCD; this is translated from the exons ATGGTCACGTTGGACAACTCACTCCGCCTGGTGGTGCTGCTTTGGTGTGTGGTGTCGGGAAGCGGCGAGGTAGCGCTCCGAACCGGAAGAGCCCGGCAGGACATCGCGTATGGCAACGGAGGTTGCCCCGCTTGTG CGTGCGGAACGACGCCACCCGAGACCCTGCGTGTTATCGGCGGGAACGCGTCCGACGTCGACCGGTTCCCCTGGATGGCGGCCCTGTTCTACCGGACGCGGTTTACCTGCGGTGGCAGTTTGATTAACGATCGCTACGTTCTGACGGCGGCGCACTGCGTGGCCCGGATGGAGGCGGCCGGCTTCGAGGTGTACCTCCGGCGGCCGAACATCGTCGAGCTGAACGACGGTGCCATCCACCGGCGGGTGGCGCGGATCATCGTGAACCGGTACCAGCAGCTGCGGAACAACAACGACgtggcgctgctgctgctcgaaggtcctccgatcCGGCCGGAAGATGGGGCGGTCCCGATCTGCCTACCTCCCGGTGGCTTTGCCGATGGGTTTCTCAACGGCCGGGAAGCGGTGGTCACGGGCTGGGGCACGACGGAAACGGGCGAGCTGTCCGAGTACCTCCAGCAGCTGAGCGTGCCGATCCTCACCAACCAAGAGTGTCGTCGGTCCGGGTACTACCGATTTGAGATCACCGCCAAAATGCTCTGCGCCGGCTACCTCGAGGGTGGGCGGGACTCGTGCCAGGGGGACAGTGGCGGTCCCTTGCAGCTCCCCCGCACCGCCGACGGTTCCCCCGAGGCGGACAACCAGCTAGGCGACGGAGGCCCGCGGCAGATGATAGTCGGAGTGGTCTCGTGGGGAAATGAGTGCGCCCAGCGGAACTATCCCGGAGTGTACGCACGGGTCACCCGGTTCGTCAGCTGGATCCGGAGCCGAAGCCGGGGCGCGTGCTGGTGCGATTGA
- the LOC131266276 gene encoding synaptotagmin-5, which yields MKSPMSWFNQPDNALNVTQIAIYGSVSFLVVSLLGVLIYITCSKRYRLNWFEKNLLESAKEREAALRHSQDGQISCPIAYNVDAVAGTSRYLNRTSGSPLAKADTPPFWASQGLYRKSDSRGQLIDTSDEETTGEESGDSACSSGRSVIAAPSGAVAIASTGKHVVLVSASPAKPTTSTSLAAGPSGSNGKAAKGVQGDQSSRIDMVDSVSTCSTVSRDELVGEDARGAIHLTLGYDPAAGILNVKLVEAQDLQPQDFSGTADPYAKIRLLPDRNNMWQTRIHKKTLNPVFDEDFVFEVRSATIGRRTLEILLFDFDAYSRHVCIGGVQFPLAQVCLAEKIDIWRPLLPYTEQDNKQDLGDLMVSLSYVPSAEKLTVVIIKARNLRVIDATRNSSDPYVKVCLYNADGRRIKKRKTTVARNTTAPVYNEALSFDISRETLKDCSIEFQVLHDSLLGRNETLGRATVGNGPEFRPENRKFFDELFRTRAATAQWISLSELKQKSTAPSKK from the exons ATGAAGTCCCCGATGAGCTGGTTCAACCAGCCGGACAACGCGCTCAATGTCACCCAGATCGCCATCTACGGTTCCGTGTCGTTTCTGGTCGTGTCGTTGCTGGGAGTCCTGATCTATATTACCTGCTCGAAGCGTTATCGGTTGAACTGGTTCGAAAAGAATCTACTCGAGTCGGCCAAAGAGCGTGAGGCAGCGTTACGGCACAG CCAAGATGGCCAAATAAGCTGCCCGATTGCGTACAACGTGGATGCCGTAGCGGGAACGTCACGCTATCTGAACCGGACCAGCGGAAGCCCACTGGCGAAAGCGGACACACCACCGTTCTGGGCGTCGCAGGGGCTCTACCGCAAGAGCGACAGCCGGGGCCAGCTGATTGACACATCCGATG AGGAGACAACCGGTGAGGAAAGCGGTGATTCGGCCTGTAGCAGCGGTAGGTCAGTTATAGCGGCCCCCAGCGGAGCCGTTGCCATCGCTAGTACGGGCAAACATGTGGTGCTCGTGTCGGCCAGCCCGGCCAAACCCACCACGTCGACGTCGCTAGCGGCTGGACCGTCGGGCTCGAACGGGAAGGCAGCCAAGGGGGTCCAAGGGGACCAGAGCAGTCGGATCGATATGGTCGATTCCGTCAGCACGTGCAGCACGGTCAGCCGGGACGAGCTGGTCGGTGAGGATGCCCGGGGTGCCATTCATCTGACGCTCGGCTACGATCCGGCCGCCGGCATTCTGAATGTGAAGCTTGTGGAG GCCCAAGATTTGCAACCGCAGGACTTCAGCGGGACGGCAGATCCGTACGCCAAGATAAGACTACTTCCGGACCGGAACAATATGTGGCAGACGAGGATccacaaaaaaacactcaaCCCGG TGTTCGACGAGGATTTCGTGTTTGAGGTGCGCTCGGCAACGATCGGCAGACGGACGCTGGAGATACTGTTGTTCGATTTCGACGCTTACTCACGCCACGTCTGCATCGGTGGCGTTCAATTCCCGCTGGCGCAGGTCTGTCTGGCGGAGAAAATCGACATCTGGCGGCCATTGCTCCCCTACACGGAGCAG GACAACAAACAGGATTTGGGTGACCTGATGGTTTCACTGTCGTACGTACCGTCGGCCGAGAAGCTGACGGTCGTCATCATCAAAGCGCGCAACCTGCGGGTAATCGATGCCACGCGCAACTCGTCCGATCCGTACGTGAAGGTGTGCCTGTACAACGCGGACGGGCGGCGCATCAAGAAGCGCAAGACGACCGTGGCCCGCAACACGACCGCACCCGTCTACAACGAGGCCCTCTCGTTCGACATTAGTCGCGAAACGCTGAAAGACTGCTCCATAGAGTTTCAGGTGCTGCACGACAGTTTGCTGGGCAGAAACGAAACGCTTGGCCGGGCCACCGTCGGCAATGGGCCCGAGTTTCGGCCGGAAAATCGTAAGTTCTTCGACGAGCTGTTCCGCACCCGGGCTGCCACCGCCCAGTGGATATCGCTGTCCGAGTTGAAGCAGAAATCGACCGCACCGTCGAAGAAGTGA
- the LOC131261999 gene encoding CD109 antigen-like, whose amino-acid sequence MVQLNASFIDGEQCNGGSRARRQMRSHQGGADVVLFAEIPVEHRPRVLIQLSHPVYTPGDYVKYRILLTDGLTRPLDKTTGSLPVTIALRHTTQYTVGSWVVQLDPSEIYSGQYLLTDDRDLGDWNLTATVDGQTTTKPFEVMHYSAPVHQISVEVDRMDTYTKKLILNINAIYIFGKPMQGTMTVTISGGDVPFNPIQKSISAQGSVILSIEMGQIFDLQEDEFPAPPDVRVISVIVTVETSNGRTYHYTKPITVHPDNHRLTLHRMVGFDPERNATLLVKLTPLSKNTILVGREVTVAAQLWDEDENMILREDTFTKAVERDGTAVLSVPTTDSTTSVIFTVQYKDLKSSFTLESTYNPELYARIIPAEVKGSLTLGIASSHRLEGYVVVVRNHSGDVQDELVIHESDNQESYFEYNLSSAGDLKTVHLFAKVKDSDRLVQTSVSHEEPRLPYKPDEFFAEYADQMFITPSSKLDPSVASNQLSEQPSTKFNQLLLWQHNVSVDAKVEFKIPSHVSQLTVTAFTFSNATGLDVAVPMHWMRNGVVEIHLHAPYSARKREPVTVDVYVVNNRNRRINFLLVELQNKANEFEFLNNSGRIDAVKKTVFGSVEANQVQRVEFLIKPKKLGPIVLSAIAYTLDDVFARAETVLRTVPESELKTETIMRPFSIQDSAMQVSEKIFIPPMADRGTEKITLELRHEQNQMATLPASLLLDPLVLADPFTMAVKASLTLDVLRMAEINWPELDAESNAMITKSLNKMKSLVKPDGSFEIEGYRSGPSAACWGTVVAAQALAFAQPYSRDTGDGSGKMMIDTLDWLKGRQANDGHFCGDEVFDKEERVEVASHALLAFSSTGKHSWQYLTVINNVRDYLRSSVNILNDPYHVALVAYAMQFSARIKTAMESDAYLNQTVNYALEALWMQKKITPSQNYVWWDSPAGKSLEATSYTLLMLTSKKLLLESAPLVTWIKRQSYRRMPPVVTPDSHVALRALMSYAEHTTFLRQQYTAVVVAKDRSREIYNTTLERHSASHVLTLPPTTRSVSFTINGTITGTMQIIYSYMENVAQHRSRFNLQIVRYDESTMDYVYWGICVRFQPVRTLERTRMVTCEFSFPSGYIVLDDSVDELQGLDEIVSVTTRNEDTVLAVTFEEITVQGRCFNVTGFRRKRLDKVLPGELKVFDVTDPSDAAFQSFDIAH is encoded by the exons ATGGTGCAGCTCAATGCGTCGTTCATCGACGGAGAGCAATGTAATGGTGGTTCGCGAGCTCGAAGACAAATGCGATCGCATCAAGGCGGTGCGGATGTGGTGCTGTTTGCGGAAATCCCGGTCGAACATCGGCCAAGGGTGTTGATTCAACTGAGCCACCCTGTGTATACGCCGGGAGATTACGTTAAGTACCGCATTCTACTGACGGACGGGCTGACCAGGCCGCTAGATAAGACAACCGGGTCACTGCCGGTCACGATAGCACTGCGGCACACCACCCAATATACGGTAGGCTCGTGGGTCGTTCAGCTCGATCCCAGCGAGATCTACAGCGGCCAGTATCTGCTGACGGATGATCGTGACCTGGGAGACTGGAACCTCACCGCCACCGTCGACGGTCAGACGACGACGAAACCGTTCGAGGTTATGCACTACTCAGCGCCGGTGCACCAGATATCGGTTGAGGTCGACCGGATGGACACGTACACGAAAAAGCTGATACTAAACATCAATGCCATCTACATTTTCGGCAAGCCAATGCAGGGCACGATGACGGTGACCATCTCCGGAGGTGATGTTCCGTTCAATCCAATCCAAAAATCAATCTCTGCGCAAGGCAGTGTCATACTGTCCATTGAGATGGGGCAAATCTTCGATTTGCAAGAAGACGAGTTCCCAGCACCGCCTGATGTGCGTGTGATCTCCGTCATCGTGACGGTGGAAACCTCGAACGGTCGCACGTATCACTACACCAAACCGATCACCGTTCATCCGGACAATCACAGGCTAACGTTACACCGAATGGTAGGGTTCGATCCGGAACGAAACGCCACCCTGCTGGTAAAGTTAACCCCGCTCAGTAAAAACACGATCCTAGTCGGTCGCGAAGTAACCGTTGCCGCGCAACTGTGGGATGAGGATGAAAATATGATTCTACGCGAAGACACCTTCACCAAAGCGGTAGAGAGAGATGGCACGGCGGTACTGTCGGTGCCTACCACCGACTCCACCACATCCGTAATCTTTACCGTTCAGTACAAGGATCTGAAAAGTTCGTTCACATTAGAATCCACCTACAATCCGGAGCTATACGCACGTATCATACCGGCGGAGGTCAAAGGCAGCTTGACGCTCGGTATTGCGTCCTCCCATCGATTGGAAGGATACGTGGTGGTTGTGCGGAATCATTCTGGCGACGTGCAGGACGAACTTGTAATACACGAGTCGGACAACCAAGAATCCTACTTCGAGTATAACCTCAGCTCGGCAGGGGATTTGAAAACCGTACACCTATTCGCCAAGGTAAAGGACAGTGACAGGCTAGTGCAAACGTCAGTCTCCCACGAGGAACCACGGCTCCCTTACAAG CCCGACGAGTTCTTTGCCGAGTACGCAGATCAGATGTTCATTACACCTTCTTCTAAACTTGATCCCAGCGTAGCTAGCAATCAACTGTCGGAGCAGCCGAGCACGAAATTTAATCAACTTCTATTATGGCAACACAACGTTAG TGTGGATGCCAAAGTTGAGTTCAAAATACCGTCCCACGTGAGCCAACTCACGGTGACGGCGTTTACGTTTAGCAacgctaccggacttgacgtGGCCGTTCCGATGCACTGGATGCGCAATGGCGTGGTTGAAATCCATCTTCACGCACCGTACTCGGCGAGAAAGCGAGAACCGGTGACGGTGGACGTGTACGTAGTGAACAATCGCAACCGACGCATTAACTTCTTGCTGGTGGAACTGCAGAATAAGGCTaatgaatttgaatttctgAACAACTCCGGTCGAATCGATG CGGTGAAGAAAACGGTGTTTGGCAGCGTGGAAGCGAACCAGGTGCAACGAGTAGAATTTCTTATCAAACCCAAAAAGCTGGGACCGATCGTACTGAGCGCGATCGCGTACACATTGGACGATGTGTTTGCCAGGGCCGAAACCGTCCTCCGCACGGTACCCGAAAGTGAACTGAAAACGGAAACTATTATGCGTCCATTCAGCATCCAGGATTCAGCAATGCAGGTGTCCGAAAAGATTTTCATTCCACCAATGGCCGACCGGGGCACGGAGAAAATTACTCTGGAGCTGCGCCATGAGCAGAATCAAATGGCGACCCTACCGGCGAGCCTCCTGCTAGACCCGCTCGTCCTTGCCGACCCATTCACGATGGCGGTGAAAGCATCGCTCACGCTGGATGTGTTGCGTATGGCAGAGATCAATTGGCCAGAGCTGGACGCCGAGTCGAATGCCATGATTACGAAGTCGCTCAACAAAATGAAGAGTCTTGTGAAACCGGATGGATCATTCGAAATCGAGGGTTACCGTTCGGGCCCTTCCGCAGCCTGCTGGGGTACGGTCGTGGCAGCGCAAGCACTTGCTTTTGCCCAGCCCTACTCCAGGGATACCGGCGatggaagtggaaaaatgaTGATCGATACACTAGACTGGCTCAAAGGACGTCAAGCTAACGATGGCCACTTCTGTGGGGATGAAGTATTCGACAAGGAGGAGCGTGTTGAAGTGGCCTCTCATGCGCTGCTGGCATTCTCCAGTACGGGTAAACATTCTTGGCAGTACCTAACGGTGATAAACAATGTCCGGGACTACTTGCGTTCCTCGGTTAACATTCTCAACGATCCTTACCACGTGGCCCTTGTGGCCTACGCCATGCAGTTTTCCGCGCGCATCAAAACCGCCATGGAAAGTGACGCGTACCTTAACCAAACGGTGAACTACGCACTGGAGGCATTGTGGATGCAGAAAAAAATCACTCCATCTCAGAACTATGTGTGGTGGGATTCACCCGCCGGCAAAAGCTTGGAAGCCACCTCGTATACGTTACTAATGCTGACCTCGAAGAAACTGTTGCTCGAGTCGGCCCCGCTAGTTACCTGGATTAAACGACAATCGTACCGAAGGATGCCACCAGTAGTGACGCCGGATTCGCACGTTGCTCTCCGGGCGCTTATGTCTTACGCCGAACATACCACCTTCCTACGCCAGCAGTATACGGCCGTTGTGGTTGCGAAGGACAGAAGTCGTGAGATTTATAATACCACCCTCGAACGGCACAGTGCGAGCCATGTCTTAACCCTGCCACCCACCACTCGATCGGTGAGTTTCACGATCAATGGAACGATAACCGGAACGATGCAGATCATCTACAGCTACATGGAAAATGTGGCCCAGCATAGAAGTCGGTTTAACCTCCAGATTGTGCGATACGACGAGTCGACGATGGACTATGTGTACTGGGGCATTTGCGTGCGCTTCCAGCCGGTGAGAACACTCGAGCGGACACGCATGGTAACGTgtgagttttccttccccagCGGGTACATCGTACTGGACGACAGTGTGGACGAACTGCAAGGGCTCGACGAGATCGTG TCCGTAACAACCAGGAACGAAGATACCGTGCTAGCCGTCACGTTCGAGGAGATAACGGTGCAAGGACGATGCTTCAATGTGACCGGATTCCGTCGAAAGCGTTTAGATAAAGTGTTACCGGGTGAACTCAAAGTGTTCGATGTAACCGATCCAT CGGACGCTGCATTCCAAAGTTTTGATATAGCACATTAA
- the LOC131262763 gene encoding cryptochrome-2, which produces MAKRETIVHWFRKGLRTHDNPALSVAVDRVRENPNKYFLRPIFVLDPGIRKWLRVGPNRWRFLQQTLANLDENLRSINSRLYVVRGNPIEVFPKLFEEWNVSLLTYEYDIEPYAVKRDKTVEEQATKHNVEVHVAKSHTIFDPELILKRNGGKPPLTYQKYASVASALKIPEAVPVPQKLPASCGHPETDKQERQNPSCYDAPTLDELGVAENELGECKFPGGETEALRRMEKCLARKAWICSFEKPNTSPNSLEPSTTVLSPYLKFGCLSARLFYNRISDTIKGQKHSQPPVSLIGQMMWREFYYCAAAGTPNFDKMVGNNVCLQIDWDTNQKFLDAWTHGRTGYPFIDACMRQLRQEGWIHHLARHAVACFLTRGDLWLSWEEGQRVFEELLLDADWALNAGNWMWLSASAFFHQFFRVYSPVVFGKKTDPEGKFIRKYVPEVARFPAGIIYEPWKANIETQKKLGCIIGKDYPDRIVVHEEISKVNIQRMSAAYKRNKGLKEEVTGDKSSPAQNKSTNKRGSTASSSSKSSPKAKPAPKRQKLENTIKKFLSKK; this is translated from the exons ATggcgaaaagggaaacaatAGTGCACTGGTTTCGCAAAGGATTGCGAACGCACGATAATCCTGCCCTCTCGGTAGCCGTGGACAGGGTAAGAGAAAACCCGAACAAGTACTTCTTGCGGCCAATATTTGTGCTCGATCCCGGTATACGCAAGTGGTTGCGAGTAGGACCGAATCGCTGGCGATTCCTGCAGCAAACGCTTGCCAATCTCGACGAAAACTTGAGATCAATAAACTCAAG GCTTTACGTTGTCCGTGGGAATCCAATAGAGGTGTTTCCCAAATTGTTTGAGGAATGGAACGTTTCTCTGTTGACCTACGAGTATGATATCGAACCTTACGCGGTTAAGCGTGATAAAACCGTCGAAGAACAAGCGACCAAACATAACGTTGAGGTGCACGTAGCAAAATCTCACACCATTTTTGATCCCGAGCTCATTCTGAAGCGCAACGGAGGCAAACCTCCACTTACGTACCAAAAGTATGCATCGGTAGCGTCGGCATTAAAAATCCCCGAAGCAGTTCCTGTACCACAAAAGCTTCCCGCAAGTTGCGGCCACCCGGAGACGGATAAGCAGGAACGTCAGAATCCATCCTGCTACGATGCGCCAACGCTTGACGAACTGGGAGTAGCGGAAAATGAGCTGGGAGAATGTAAATTCCCTGGCGGTGAAACAGAAGCCCTGCGTCGAATGGAAAAGTGTTTAGCTCGGAAGGCATGGATTTGTAGCTTCGAAAAGCCGAATACCTCACCGAATTCGTTAGAACCATCGACGACGGTGCTGAGTCCGTACCTGAAGTTCGGTTGCTTGAGCGCGCGTCTTTTCTACAACCGGATATCGGACACCATCAAGGGGCAGAAGCACTCGCAACCACCCGTCTCCCTTATTGGGCAGATGATGTGGCGCGAGTTTTATTACTGTGCCGCAGCGGGAACACCGAACTTCGACAAGATGGTAGGGAACAACGTGTGTCTACAGATCGATTGGGACACCAATCAAAAGTTTTTGGATGCGTGGACACACGGCCGCACCGGTTACCCGTTTATCGATGCTTGCATGCGTCAGTTACGCCAGGAAGGCTGGATTCATCATCTTGCCCGGCATGCCGTGGCTTGCTTCCTAACCCGGGGAGACCTTTGGCTTTCCTGGGAGGAAGGACAGCGAGTGTTCGAAGAGCTGCTGCTCGATGCTGACTGGGCACTAAACGCCGGCAACTGGATGTGGCTGTCGGCTTCCGCGTTCTTCCATCAGTTCTTCCGCGTGTACAGTCCGGTAGTGTTCGGGAAGAAAACGGATCCGGAGGGAAAGTTCATCAGGAAGTACGTGCCGGAAGTAGCTCGCTTCCCGGCTGGTATCATCTACGAGCCGTGGAAAGCAAATATCGAAACGCAGAAGAAGCTCGGTTGTATCATTGGAAAGGATTACCCGGATCGGATCGTGGTACACGAGGAAATTTCTAAGGTGAACATTCAACGTATGTCCGCTGCATATAAAAGGAATAAGGGGCTCAAGGAGGAGGTAACCGGTGACAAGAGCAGCCCCGCCCAGAACAAATCGACGAACAAACGAGGCTCAACTGCTTCTTCGTCGTCCAAGTCTTCACCGAAAGCAAAACCGGCACCTAAAAGGCAAAAGTTGGAAAATACTATTAAGAAATTTTTGagtaaaaaataa
- the LOC131263312 gene encoding serine/threonine-protein phosphatase 2A activator: MSDGDADVAPKRIFVVPEKLIKSAADMEKWEKSEAYYDVIGFISSMAVALQGTRNSQNVTMPPVIDNLSNVLDRLEKLAIETPPIDQPARFGNAAFKVWFQKVQAESMDLITNALPDNLKDAAQELQVYFVESFGNATRIDYGTGHELAFVMFLMCLFKIGAIERKDEVAVGLKLFQKYIILARKLQVTYRMEPAGSHGVWSLDDFQFIPFIWGSAQLAVNSPIEPAQFVEDKTIDKYKKELMFIGCIDYIRQVKTGHFAEHSNQLWSISAVAQWSKISTGLIKMYQKEVLSKFPVIQHVYFGSILTLQPVKPGTVLPNPRLGMIPRQHANVPAAPIPPKFEAGDKM, encoded by the exons atgtctgaTGGAG ATGCTGATGTTGCGCCAAAGCGCATTTTCGTCGTACCGGAAAAGTTGATCAAATCAGCTGCGGAtatggaaaaatgggaaaaatccGAAGCATACTACGATGTGATAGGGTTTATCAGCAGCATGGCCGTAGCGCTACAGGGTACCCGGAACAGTCAGAACGTAACGATGCCACCGGTGATCGACAACTTGTCGAATGTTTTGGACCGACTGGAGAAATTAGCGATCGAAACGCCGCCGATTGATCAGCCGGCTCGATTTGGCAATGCCGCCTTTAAGGTTTGGTTCCAGAAGGTGCAAGCGGAAAGCATGGACTTGATTACGAATGCTCTACCAGACAATTTAAAGGATGCCGCACAGGAGCTTCAGGTGTATTTTGTTGAGTCTTTCGGCAATGCTACCCGTATCGATTATGGAACCGGTCACGAACTGGCGTTTGTTATGTTTCTGATGTGTCTGTTCAAGATCGGTGCGATCGAACGGAAAGATGAGGTGGCTGTTGGATTGAAG CTTTTCCAAAAGTACATCATACTAGCCAGAAAACTCCAGGTCACTTACAGAATGGAACCGGCCGGCAGCCATGGCGTGTGGAGTCTGGACGATTTTCAGTTCATCCCGTTCATTTGGGGCAGTGCGCAGTTGGCCGTTAACAGCCCTATTGAACCGGCACAATTTGTCGAGGATAAAACAATCGATAAGTACAAGAAAGAGTTAATGTTCATCGGTTGCATCGACTACATCAGGCAGGTGAAGACGGGCCACTTTGCCGAGCACTCGAATCAACTTTGGAGTATCAGCGCCGTTGCGCAGTGGTCAAAAATATCGACCGGGCTGATTAAAATGTACCAGAAGGAAGTACTCTCCAAGTTCCCGGTGATTCAACATGTCTATTTCGGTTCGATTCTTACCTTGCAACCGGTGAAACCCGGCACAGTGTTGCCCAATCCACGTTTGGGCATGATACCAAGGCAGCACGCTAATGTTCCGGCCGCTCCTATCCCACCGAAGTTTGAAGCTGGTGATAAAATGTGA
- the LOC131263434 gene encoding probable NADH dehydrogenase [ubiquinone] 1 alpha subcomplex subunit 12 — translation MARYVGLDKLGKLFTHIRENGGIRASLYKLYRMDEMKSGRLVGQDKYGNKYFEDPSQFYGRNRWVEYAPHFNMEYDGSQIPADWFGWMHYKTDLPPNRDGNRPHYAWMMDHSENVSGTKDAYMPYSTTRPKVEAWDPKKSQSN, via the exons ATGGCTCGTTACGTTGGTTTGGATAAACTCGGTAAACTATTTACTCATATCCGCGAAAATGGAGGAATCCGGGCCAGTTTATACAAACTGTACAG GATGGATGAAATGAAATCGGGTCGCCTGGTCGGGCAGGACAAGTATGGAAACAAGTACTTCGAGGATCCGTCGCAGTTCTACGGTAGAAACCGATGGGTCGAGTATGCGCCACATTTTAACATGGAATACGACGGTTCCCAGATCCCGGCGGATTGGTTTGGATGGATGCACTACAAG ACTGATTTGCCACCAAATCGCGATGGAAACCGTCCCCATTACGCGTGGATGATGGATCACAGCGAGAATGTATCCGGAACCAAAG ATGCGTACATGCCATACTCGACCACTCGCCCGAAAGTGGAAGCTTGGGATCCGAAAAAATCGCAGTCGAATTAA